The Streptomyces sp. R28 region GTCACCGCCGACGACGAAAGCGGCCGTGGCCGCCGGGAGCCTGGAAGGGTGACCGAAAGGAGCAAGTCGTGATCGTCGCCCTCATCATCGCCTGCGAAGTCGGCTTCTGGGTGCTGCTGGCCCTGGGCCTAGCCGTCCGCTACCTGCTGAAGTGGCGCCGTACGAGCGTGGTGTTGCTGCTGTGCGAGCCGGTGCTGGAGCTGGTCCTGTTCGTCGCGACGGCGATCGACCTGAAGAACGGCGCCGAGCCGGGCTGGGAACACGGTCTGGCCGCGCTCTACATCGGCTATACCGTCGCCTTCGGCCACTACACGATCCGCTGGTTGGACGGCCACGCCGCCCCCCGCCTGGGCGGCGGCCCGCCTCCGCAGAAGCCGCCCCGCTACGGTCGCGCCCGCGCCCGCCACGAGGCCAGGCTGTGGATGCGGGCGGTGTACGGGGGCGCGGTGGCCCTGGGCCTGCTCCAGCTGGCCGTCTGGTACGTCGGCGACTCCGGCGACGTCAGCTCCCTGCGCGCCTTCCAGTGGGTGGCGATCCGCACGGTCGGCATCTACGGCCTGATCGCCCTGGCGTACTGGATCTGGCCGAAGAAGGCCCCCGCCGACGCCGAGGACGAGTCCCGGCTCACGACCGGCAAGGAGCGTGTCCGGTCATGAGCCAGGCGTCGAAGAACCTGCTGGAAGGTGTCGTCACCTTCCTGATCGGCCTGCCGCTGTGGTTGTTCACCGAGGACGTGGAGGTACCGGTCGTCACCCTGACCAAGGTCGGCCTGGTGATGATGTGCGTCGGCGGCGCCCTCGTCCTCGTGGGCCTGTCCCAACGGCTGCGCGAGAACCGCTAGCGCTCCCCGCCCGGGACCCAGAGGACGTCGCCCTCGGCTTTGTTCGCCGTCCGCGCCAAGATGAACAGCAGATCCGACAGGCGGTTGAGGTACGTCGCCGTCAGCGGGTTCATCACCTCGCCGTGCACCTCCAGCGCGGCCCACGTAGAGCGCTCGGCCCGGCGTACGACCGTGCAGGCCTGGTGCAGCAGGGCCGCGCCCGGCGTACCGCCCGGAAGGATGAAGGACCGCAGCTTCTCCAACTGCTCGTTGAAGTGGTCGCAGTCCGCTTCCAGCTTGTCGATGTAGAACTGCTCGACCCGCAGCGGCGGGAACTGCGGGTTCTCCACCACTGGCGTCGACAGGTCCGCACCCACGTCGAACAGGTCGTTCTGCACGCGGGTGAGGACCTTGACGATCTCCTCGTCGAGCCCGCCCAGTGCGATCGCGGTACCGATCACCGCGTTCGCCTCGTTGGCGTCGGCGTACGCCGAGATCCGCAGATCGGTCTTGGCGACCCGGCTCATGTCGCCGAGGGCGGTGGTGCCCTGGTCGCCGGTCCTGGTGTAGATGCGCGTCAGATTGACCATGTGGCCAGCGTAGTTACGCTCCGGCGGTTCGGAACACGCGTGTGCCCACCGTCACGGCCAGCGCGGCGAAGGCGACCGCGACCAGAACGCCGTACAGCATGTGCGCCGTCGCGTACGAGCCGACGTACGCGTCCCGCACCGCGTCCACCAGATAGCGGAACGGCACGAAGTGCGACAGCACGTCCAGCCACGCCGGTCCCAGCGTCATCGGCAGCATCAGGCCCGACAGCAGCATCATCGGCATCGTCATGGCGTTGACCGCCGGGCCGAACTCCTGCGGTGTGCGGACCTTCATGGCGAGCGCGTACGACAGCGAGGCCAGCGAAACCGTCAGCAGCGCGACGAACGCGAAGCCGATCAGCACGCCGGGCACGGGAGCCCGCAGCCCCATCGCCAGTGCCGCCAGCACCAGCAGCACCGCCTGGAAGACGAACACGGTGGCGTCGCGCAGAACGCGCCCCAGCAGCAGGGCCAGGCGGCTGACGGGAGTCACCCGCATTCGCTCCACCACGCCCTGACCGGTCTCGATGATGATCGCGAAGCCCGCGAACGACGCCCCGAACAAGCCGAGTTGGAGCAACAGTCCGGGCACCAGCACCTGCCACGAGCTGCCGCCTCCGCCGAGCGGCAGATCGGTGAGGAGCGGACCGAAGAAGAGCAGGTACAGCAGCGGCATCAGCACGCCGAAGAGCAGGGCGAAGCGGGAGCGCAGGGACTGGCGCAGGTAGCGGCCGTAGATCAGCGCGGTGTCGTGAAGCAGCATCCGGGGATTCCTATACGGCTACGGGGGCGGCGTCGGCCGGCGTGGCGCCGCGGCCGGTGATGGCGAGGAACGTGTCCTGGAGCGAGGCGTCGATCGAGCCGCCGTACCGCAGCTTCAGCGCGCTCGGCGTGCCCTCCGCCACGACCACGCCCTTGTCGACGACGACCAGGCGGCCGGAGAGGGCGTCGGCCTCGTCGAGGTAGTGCGTGGTCAGGAAGACGGTCGTGCGGTGCTCGTCGCGCAGGCGCCGGATCAGGTCCCACAGGTCGGCCCGGCTGCCGGGGTCGAGGCCGGTCGTCGGCTCGTCGAGGAACAGGACCTTCGGGCGGTGGGTGAGCGCCATCGCGATGTCGAGGCGGCGCCGCTGGCCGCCGGAGAGGGCGCCGGCCTTGCGGTCGAGGAGGCCGATCAGGCCCAGGTCGCGGGCCAACTCCGCGGCGCGCTCGGCCGCCTGTGGCTTGGTCAGGCGGTACAGGCGGCCTTGGGTGACCAGCTCCTCCCGCACGGTGATCTGCGGATCGACGCCGCCCGACTGGGCCACGTACCCGCAGGCCCGGCGCACCCCGGCGGGGTCGGTCGCGAGATCGCAGCCCGCGACGGTCGCGGCGCCTCCGGTGGGGGCCAGCAAAGTCGTCAGCATCCGCAGGGTCGTCGTCTTGCCGGCCCCGTTCGGTCCCAGGAAGCCGAGGATCTCGCCCTCGCGGACGGTCAGGTCGATGCCGCGCACGGCCTGGACCGGGCCGAGCTTGGTCTGGAAGGTACGGGCCAGTCCGGCCGTACTGATGATGGGCATGGCTCCAGAAAAACAGAGTCTCTTAAATTTTGCAATGACCCCAAAGTTTCAGAGGGTCCAACGAAGTTAGGATGTGGACCATGGCTGAAGGGCTCAGGGAACGGAAGAAGCGCGAGACGCGACAGCGCATCTCGGACATCGCCACCGGGCTGTTCCTGGAGCACGGGTTCCTGGCGGTGACCATCGCGGACGTGGCCGAGGCCGCGGATGTCTCCGTGAACACCGTCTACAACTACTTCCCGGCGAAGGAGGACCTCTTCTTCGACCGCTCCGCCGGCGTCGTCGAGCAGCTCTCCCGCTGGGTGCGCGGCCGGGACGAGGGGGAGTCGGCCGCCCGGGCCGTGCTGCGCGAGCTGCGCGCCGAGGTCGAGGCGGTCTCGCCGCGGATCGGCCTCATGGAGGGCTACGACCGTTTCATGCGCGTCATCCACGAGGCGCCGCCGCTGCGCTCCCGGCTGTGGAGTCTGCAGCAGGAGATCCACGACCACCTCGAAGCCACCCTCCGCGAGGAGGCCGGCGCGCCCGACGGCGACCCGCTCCCGGGTCTGATCGCCGGTCAGATCTCCTGGTGTCATCAGACGGTCTTCGTCACCGTCGGCCGCGAGATGCTCAAGGGGCGCAATCCGGACGAAGTATCACGTGAGGTGCTCGTGCTTCTCGACGACATCGAGGAGCTGTTGAGTGAGAAGGTGCTCAACTACGCCGTCCGAGGCGCGCAATGACCGTGCCGGTGTGATGTCCGTCAGATGAGACGTGACTCGCGTTACTAACCGGTCACACAGTCCCTCACGAACGCTAAGGTCCGCCGAAGAGGCAACCTAAACAGGGTGTAAGGCGTTTCAAAGGGGAGTCGCAACAGTGGCACGGAAGCTTGCCGTCATCGGCGCCGGCTTGATGGGTTCCGGGATCGCCCAGGTCTCCGCTCAGGCGGGGTGGGACGTGGTCCTGCGTGACGTCACCGACGAGGCGCTGAAGCGCGGCACCGACGGCATCAAGGCGTCGTACGACAAATTCGTCAGCAAGGGCAAGCTGGAGGCGCACGACGCCGACGCCGCCCTCGCCCGTATCACCGCGACCACCGACCTGGACGCCGTCGCCGACGCGGACGTCGTCGTCGAGGCCGTCTTCGAGAAGCTCGAGGTCAAGCACGAGATCTTCCGCGCGCTCGACAAGATCGTGCGGGACGACGCCGTGCTCGCCTCCAACACCTCCGCGATCCCGATCACCAAGATCGCGGCGGCCACCGAGCGCCCCGAACGGGTCGTCGGCGTGCACTTCTTCTCGCCGGTCCCGATGATGCAGTTGTGCGAGCTGGTGCGCGGCTACAAGACGAGTGACGAAACCCTCGCCACCGCGCGGGAGTTCGCCGAGTCCGTCGGCAAGACCTGCATCGTCGTCAACCGGGATGTCGCCGGCTTCGTGACGACCCGTCTCATCTCGGCCCTCGTCGTCGAGGCCGCCAAGCTGTACGAGTCGGGCGTCGCCACCGCCGAGGACATCGACCTCGCCTGCAAGCTGGGCTTCGGTCACGCCATGGGCCCGCTCGCCACCGCGGACCTCACCGGCGTCGACATCCTGCTGCACGCCACCAGCAACATCTACACCGAGTCCCAGGACGAGAAGTTCGCTCCGCCGGAGCTGATGCGCCGGATGGTGGACGCGGGTGACATCGGCCGTAAGAGCGGGCAAGGCTTTTACAGCTACTGAGGTTTCGTAGACCACCGCACAGCCCCCGCGCCCATCACGCGATGGGGTGAATTCGGTATCGGTTCGCTTACAGACGGCAACCTCTGACCGCTCAACGCAGTCAGAGGTTGCATCACCTGTCACAGCGAAGACTCATAGCAAACGCAGGCACAGCCACAGCCACAGGCACAGACAACGCATCGCGGAGCACGAACGCACGCTTGGAGAGCGCATATGCACATCAGGGGCGACCACGCCGAACTGGTCGTCGGGGGCGTCCTCGACGTCCGCAGCGCGGCGGACGCCCGTACGGTTCTGCACTCGGCCGTCGACGACGGAGTCGGCGATCTGGTGCTCGACCTGTCCGAGCTGGACTCCTGGGACGCCACCGGACTCGGGGTGATCATGGGGGCCCACCGGCGGGCCGGCCGTTGCGGCCGGCGCCTGGTGCTGCGCGGTGTACCGCCGCAGATGCAGCGCCTGCTGGTGGCCACCCGGCTGCACCGGATCCTGGCGATCGAGGGCGGCATCGGGGTGGAGTCCCTGCCCCGGGTGTGACACCCGGCACGGGTGGGGCGGGACAGTCGGGCGTTTCGTCTGCGAAGCGTACGTCGGGCACAATCCTCACGAGACTGTGACGTCTCGGGCGGCGCGGTACCCCGACCTGTCGTAGATACTGTGCGAAGGTTTAGGGTTCGGCTGCCCGCCGACCAGACAAACCCCTTCGAGCGGGCCCGGACCAGAAGCGACAGCGCGGTGTGCAAAGGCCGGGAGGGGCCAGGACCCGCAGCACACGACGCTTTTGGGGGGCTTGAAGCTATGGACCCGAACAACCGGGGATCCGAGGAGTACGGACACGACGGCGACGGCCAGGCGTCGCGTCAGCGCCCGCCCAGGGATCCCCTCACAACCGACTTCGGACAGCATGCGCCCGCACTCGCCCGCACGGTGCAACTGGTCTCGGGTGACTTCCTGCTCACCGTCAACCCCGTCGACGGCAGCGAGATCGAGGCCTGCCCGCCCGCGGAGCGTCCCGCGCGGCCCGAGAAGCTGACCCCGGCCGACCGCGCCGAGGTCGACCGCGCCGCCAAGCCGCCCGTCCCGCCCGGCCCGGCCCGTACCGCCCAGCCGCTGCCGGCCCGCCAGGACGAGCGCGAGGAGCTGGTACGGCTGCTCGCCCGCGGCCGCTCCGTACGTCTCGTCGGCTCCCCGGGCGCCGGCCGCACCAGCCTCCTCGACCTCGTCGCCGAGGACTGCGCGGACCTCGCGCCCGACGGCGTGGTCCGCCTCACCGGCTTCCACCGCACGCCCGCCGACCTGCTGTACGACCTCTTCTACGCCGTCTACAGCGCCCCCCTGCATCGCCCGGAACCGGACGAACTGCTCACCTTCGTCCGTGACATCGGCGCCGTCGTGGTCCTGGACGACCTCGAGTTCGGCGGTGCCGCGCTCGACGAGCTGCTGGACGCGACCCCCGAGTGCGCCTTCGTGATGGGCGTCACGCCCGAGGTGCCCCCGCCGTCCGCCGGTTCCGGCATCGAGGACGTCGCCCTCGGCGGTCTCGACCGTGCCGCGAGCGTGGAGCTCCTGGAGCGCGGTGTCGGCCGGGTCCTCACCGAGGACGAGTTGAACTGGGCGGGCGACCTGTGGTTCGAGTCGGAGGGCCTGCCGCTGCGGTTCGTCCAGGCCGGGGCGCTGCTGCGGCAGCGGGACCTGCTGCGGGCCGGCGAGGAGGCCGTCGAGGAGTTCGGGGTCTTCGAGGACGCGGCCCCCGTCGACGCGCCCTTCGAGGCGCCGTTCGGCGGCGAGACCGGCCGCGAGGAGGTGCCGCTGCCGTCGCTCGGTGAGGCGGGCGGGCCTGCGCCGCTGCTCGCCTCGCGGCTCAGCGCCTTGGCCCGCGCCACCCTGAAGTTCGCCGTCGCGCTCGGCGGCGAGGTGCCGCACCAGGCGCATCTGCCGGCGCTGGTCGGTGACACCCATGCCGACGCCGCGCTGGGCGAGCTGGTCGACTGCGGGCTGGTCTCGCCGGTCGGCTCCCGCTACCGGCTCGCCGCGGGCGTACAGGCCCAGCTGGAGGCCGTCGGATACGCCGAGGACGTCCAGGACGACGCCCGCACCGCCGCCCGGCACTACGCCTGGTGGGCCGGGCACCCCTCGGTCACGCCGGAGCGCGTGTGCGCCGAGGCGGACGCCGTGCTCGCCGCGCTGGGTGTGCTCGTGCCGGATACCACGCCGCCCGCCGAGGGCGAGGAGAGCCCGACCGTGCAGCTGGCCCGTACGGCCGCGCCCGCGTTCGCCGCGGGGCTGCACTGGAGCGCCTGGGAGCGGGCGCTGCGGGCGGGTGCCGAGGGTGCTCGCCTCGCCGGTGACGTATCCGAACAGGCCTACTTCCACCACGAGTTGGGCGTCCTCGCGCTCTGCGGCGGCCGGCTGGACCGGGCCCGCGCCGAGCTGGAGACCTCCATCGGCCTGCGCGGCGCCCTCGCCGACAAGCGCGGCACGGTCGCGGCCCGCCGCGCCCTCGCCCTGGTCTCGGACCGCTCCGGTACGACGCCGGGGGTGGCCGCGTTCGGCGCCACGGCGGGGGAGGAGGTGTCGGACGCGCGGTACGAGGAGTCGCAGTCGCCTCCGGGAGGCGTGCCGGCCGCCGTCTTCCCGCCCGGCGGGGACGCCACGACGCTGGTCACCCACCGGGCGTCGTCGCCCTCCTCGCCGTCGTCCTCGGCGACCTCGCACAAGGTCCGCGGCGGCGTCCGGGGCTTCGCCCGGCGCAACCTCGTCGCGGCCGGCTCGGGCGCGCTGCTCGTGGCCGTGCTCGGCACGGTGGTGACGCTCGGCGCGACCTCCGACAACGACTCCAAGACCCCGTCCACCCAGGTCGGCGTCAACCCGTCCGCCAGCCAGGGGGTCGGCGACGACAGCCTCGGCGCCGACAAGGCGGAGGGCAGCGACAACGAGGGCTCCGGCGACACCGGTACCCCGACGAGCCGCCCGACGGACCCGGGTCCCGACGGCACGTACGGCACGTCGGACGACCCGACCCCCACGGATACCGCGGGGCCGTCGGACGACCCGACCGGTACGCAGGGCTCGGGCGGCGGTTCGAACTCGTCGACGAAGCCACCGTCGTCGACGAAGCCACCGTCCTCGACCAAGCCGCCGACAAACGACCCGACGACCCCGCCGACCGACGATCCGACGGACGACCCCACGACCCCGCCGACCGACGATCCGACGACCCCGCCGACGGACGATCCGACGACGCCACCGACGGAATCCCCCTCGACCTCCACGTCGGCCAGCGGTCCGGCCCCGTCCGGCCCGACGGAGACCACCAGTTCCGCGAGCGCCCCGCAGAGCACCGACGCGGGTACGCCGAGCAGCGCCGACGCGGTGATCTGACGCACTGATCGAGACAGAAGGGCCGGGTCCACCCTGTGGACCCGGCCCTCGTCGTCGTACAACCGCTCGGAACGGCGCGTCAGAACAACCGCAACTTGTCGTCCTCGATCCCGCGCATCGCGTCGTAGTCCAGGACCTGGCAGCCGATGCCGCGGTCCGTGGCGAGGACCCGGGCCTGCGGCTTGATCTCCTGTGCCGCGAAGATGCCCCGGACCGGCGCGAGATGGGGATCCCGGTTCAGCAGCTCCAGATAGCGCGTGAGCTGCTCCACGCCGTCGATCTCGCCGCGCCGCTTGATCTCGACGGCGACCGTCCGGCCCTCGGCGTCCCGGCACAGGATGTCGACCGGCCCGATGGCCGTCATGTACTCGCGGCGGATGAGCGTGTAGCCCTCGCCGAGGGTTTCGATGCGGTCGGCGAGCAGTTCCTGGAGGTGCGCTTCCACACCGTCCTTGATCAGACCGGGGTCCACGCCGAGTTCGTGCGAGGAGTCGTGGAGGACTTCCTCCATGGTGATGATGAGCTTCTCGCCCGCTTTGTTGGTGACCGTCCAGACGTCCTGCTGCTCCCCGTCCCCCTCCTTCAGGGTGCAGGGCGGCGACATCCAGTTCAGGGGCTTGTAGGCCCGGTCGTCCGCGTGGATCGAGACGCTGCCGTCCGCCTTGACCAGGATCAGACGGGGCGCCGAGGGCAGGTGGGCGGTGAGCCGGCCCGCGTAGTCGACGGAGCATCGGGCAATGACGAGACGCATGGTCGGCAACGCTACTCGACGGGCCAGGGTCGACGCGATTCGCCCTGGGGGAGTCCGTATGACCCCGGACTGCCCCTGTTCATTTCTGGCCGATTGTGTGCCTAACGAGGACCGCCCATGTACGCATTCTCCTGGTGCCGTCACCGTCTGTTGC contains the following coding sequences:
- a CDS encoding DUF5708 family protein, producing MSQASKNLLEGVVTFLIGLPLWLFTEDVEVPVVTLTKVGLVMMCVGGALVLVGLSQRLRENR
- the nucS gene encoding endonuclease NucS, with the protein product MRLVIARCSVDYAGRLTAHLPSAPRLILVKADGSVSIHADDRAYKPLNWMSPPCTLKEGDGEQQDVWTVTNKAGEKLIITMEEVLHDSSHELGVDPGLIKDGVEAHLQELLADRIETLGEGYTLIRREYMTAIGPVDILCRDAEGRTVAVEIKRRGEIDGVEQLTRYLELLNRDPHLAPVRGIFAAQEIKPQARVLATDRGIGCQVLDYDAMRGIEDDKLRLF
- a CDS encoding STAS domain-containing protein, encoding MHIRGDHAELVVGGVLDVRSAADARTVLHSAVDDGVGDLVLDLSELDSWDATGLGVIMGAHRRAGRCGRRLVLRGVPPQMQRLLVATRLHRILAIEGGIGVESLPRV
- a CDS encoding 3-hydroxyacyl-CoA dehydrogenase family protein; this translates as MARKLAVIGAGLMGSGIAQVSAQAGWDVVLRDVTDEALKRGTDGIKASYDKFVSKGKLEAHDADAALARITATTDLDAVADADVVVEAVFEKLEVKHEIFRALDKIVRDDAVLASNTSAIPITKIAAATERPERVVGVHFFSPVPMMQLCELVRGYKTSDETLATAREFAESVGKTCIVVNRDVAGFVTTRLISALVVEAAKLYESGVATAEDIDLACKLGFGHAMGPLATADLTGVDILLHATSNIYTESQDEKFAPPELMRRMVDAGDIGRKSGQGFYSY
- a CDS encoding ATP-binding protein, with product MDPNNRGSEEYGHDGDGQASRQRPPRDPLTTDFGQHAPALARTVQLVSGDFLLTVNPVDGSEIEACPPAERPARPEKLTPADRAEVDRAAKPPVPPGPARTAQPLPARQDEREELVRLLARGRSVRLVGSPGAGRTSLLDLVAEDCADLAPDGVVRLTGFHRTPADLLYDLFYAVYSAPLHRPEPDELLTFVRDIGAVVVLDDLEFGGAALDELLDATPECAFVMGVTPEVPPPSAGSGIEDVALGGLDRAASVELLERGVGRVLTEDELNWAGDLWFESEGLPLRFVQAGALLRQRDLLRAGEEAVEEFGVFEDAAPVDAPFEAPFGGETGREEVPLPSLGEAGGPAPLLASRLSALARATLKFAVALGGEVPHQAHLPALVGDTHADAALGELVDCGLVSPVGSRYRLAAGVQAQLEAVGYAEDVQDDARTAARHYAWWAGHPSVTPERVCAEADAVLAALGVLVPDTTPPAEGEESPTVQLARTAAPAFAAGLHWSAWERALRAGAEGARLAGDVSEQAYFHHELGVLALCGGRLDRARAELETSIGLRGALADKRGTVAARRALALVSDRSGTTPGVAAFGATAGEEVSDARYEESQSPPGGVPAAVFPPGGDATTLVTHRASSPSSPSSSATSHKVRGGVRGFARRNLVAAGSGALLVAVLGTVVTLGATSDNDSKTPSTQVGVNPSASQGVGDDSLGADKAEGSDNEGSGDTGTPTSRPTDPGPDGTYGTSDDPTPTDTAGPSDDPTGTQGSGGGSNSSTKPPSSTKPPSSTKPPTNDPTTPPTDDPTDDPTTPPTDDPTTPPTDDPTTPPTESPSTSTSASGPAPSGPTETTSSASAPQSTDAGTPSSADAVI
- a CDS encoding cob(I)yrinic acid a,c-diamide adenosyltransferase; protein product: MVNLTRIYTRTGDQGTTALGDMSRVAKTDLRISAYADANEANAVIGTAIALGGLDEEIVKVLTRVQNDLFDVGADLSTPVVENPQFPPLRVEQFYIDKLEADCDHFNEQLEKLRSFILPGGTPGAALLHQACTVVRRAERSTWAALEVHGEVMNPLTATYLNRLSDLLFILARTANKAEGDVLWVPGGER
- a CDS encoding ABC transporter permease yields the protein MLLHDTALIYGRYLRQSLRSRFALLFGVLMPLLYLLFFGPLLTDLPLGGGGSSWQVLVPGLLLQLGLFGASFAGFAIIIETGQGVVERMRVTPVSRLALLLGRVLRDATVFVFQAVLLVLAALAMGLRAPVPGVLIGFAFVALLTVSLASLSYALAMKVRTPQEFGPAVNAMTMPMMLLSGLMLPMTLGPAWLDVLSHFVPFRYLVDAVRDAYVGSYATAHMLYGVLVAVAFAALAVTVGTRVFRTAGA
- a CDS encoding ABC transporter ATP-binding protein, translating into MPIISTAGLARTFQTKLGPVQAVRGIDLTVREGEILGFLGPNGAGKTTTLRMLTTLLAPTGGAATVAGCDLATDPAGVRRACGYVAQSGGVDPQITVREELVTQGRLYRLTKPQAAERAAELARDLGLIGLLDRKAGALSGGQRRRLDIAMALTHRPKVLFLDEPTTGLDPGSRADLWDLIRRLRDEHRTTVFLTTHYLDEADALSGRLVVVDKGVVVAEGTPSALKLRYGGSIDASLQDTFLAITGRGATPADAAPVAV
- a CDS encoding TetR/AcrR family transcriptional regulator: MAEGLRERKKRETRQRISDIATGLFLEHGFLAVTIADVAEAADVSVNTVYNYFPAKEDLFFDRSAGVVEQLSRWVRGRDEGESAARAVLRELRAEVEAVSPRIGLMEGYDRFMRVIHEAPPLRSRLWSLQQEIHDHLEATLREEAGAPDGDPLPGLIAGQISWCHQTVFVTVGREMLKGRNPDEVSREVLVLLDDIEELLSEKVLNYAVRGAQ